The following are from one region of the Streptomyces changanensis genome:
- a CDS encoding alpha/beta hydrolase, with the protein MRFALDALFAGVPAEQVDEARRFYASRVAGRGPGTLEELIEARARRTAPRAADPPAVEETVEAAEGRVPVRIFTPVDGPPRGVYLDIHGGGFFMDSAAHGDARNRELADALRLAVVSVDYRLAPEHPWPAAPDDCEAAALWLVREADARFGTSRLAIGGSSAGATLALATLLRLRDRGAVDRFTGAALQFGTYDLSARTPAGRRIADEYFLQAYAGHVEDRTVPDVSPLYGDLGGLPPVLLIVGSTDVLLEDNLALAGRLSAAGNDVELRIYPESPHGFTGHPTALARTALGDVDSWLRDRITRS; encoded by the coding sequence GTGCGGTTCGCTCTGGACGCACTGTTCGCCGGCGTGCCCGCGGAGCAGGTCGACGAGGCTCGTCGCTTCTACGCGTCGCGGGTGGCGGGCCGCGGCCCCGGCACCCTGGAGGAGCTCATCGAGGCACGAGCGAGGAGGACCGCTCCCCGGGCCGCCGATCCGCCCGCCGTGGAAGAGACGGTCGAAGCCGCGGAAGGGCGCGTACCCGTCAGGATCTTCACGCCCGTCGACGGTCCGCCGCGGGGCGTCTACCTGGATATCCACGGCGGCGGCTTCTTCATGGACTCGGCCGCGCATGGAGACGCACGCAACCGCGAGCTCGCCGACGCCCTGCGCCTCGCCGTCGTCAGCGTCGACTACCGGCTGGCGCCCGAGCACCCCTGGCCGGCGGCGCCCGACGACTGTGAAGCAGCGGCGCTCTGGCTCGTCCGGGAGGCCGACGCCCGCTTCGGAACGTCCCGGCTGGCGATCGGCGGGAGCTCCGCGGGGGCCACACTCGCCCTGGCGACCCTGCTCCGGCTCAGAGACAGGGGCGCCGTGGACCGATTCACCGGCGCCGCGCTCCAATTCGGCACCTATGACCTGAGCGCACGCACCCCGGCCGGTCGCCGCATCGCGGACGAGTACTTCCTCCAGGCCTACGCCGGCCATGTGGAAGACCGCACCGTCCCCGATGTCTCTCCCCTCTACGGCGACCTCGGCGGGCTCCCCCCGGTGCTGCTGATCGTCGGGAGCACGGACGTACTGCTGGAAGACAATCTGGCGCTGGCAGGCCGGTTGTCGGCGGCCGGCAATGACGTCGAGCTCCGGATCTACCCGGAGTCACCCCACGGCTTCACCGGCCACCCCACGGCGCTGGCCAGGACGGCGCTCGGCGACGTCGACTCCTGGCTGCGCGACCGCATCACGCGGTCGTAG
- a CDS encoding alpha/beta hydrolase, producing the protein MDTLRRRRLAPLLAVSVTATLAPALATSTATAAPAATPSTVSSSAAAEGALDRYVKQKPRWKRCEADSPAEFECATIKVPLDYRAPGGKRIDMAISRIKSTAPDKRRGVLFSNPGGPGGPGLHMPLGMQDRLPASVRQKYDLIGFDPRGVGRSSPVSCGLEPEEENWLRPYKRETFGKDVAWARDVADKCREKAGGTLPHITTRNTARDMDLLRAVLGEKKISYVGYSYGTYLGAVYAQLFPGRADRFVLDSAVDPARAWRGMIQWWAEGAEPAFDRWTAWAAERSEEYGLGDTPKKVDRTFWDLVAQADEKPIEMDGQSITGDDVRSGMRQAVFSPQYASEAFVELRKAAAGQPASAERLAVLAGSAGSAGTGAAGTATEAAEVPSDNMTASFWAVVCGDNSAAWSRDPESYRRDAIEDKGRYPLYGDFASSIKPCAFWDRSVEPATKVRNKVRSLVVQNEWDSQTPLPSAQALHAVLKGSKMVTVLGGEGHGVYPNGNACTDGTVTGYLLTGRLPAKDVTCRATADSNAEARRNQERDVLPGSPLPERAPDRF; encoded by the coding sequence ATGGACACCTTGCGCAGACGACGTCTCGCGCCCCTGTTGGCCGTGAGTGTGACGGCGACGCTGGCTCCCGCACTCGCCACGTCGACGGCCACCGCCGCTCCGGCCGCCACCCCGTCGACCGTCTCCTCGTCCGCCGCCGCCGAGGGCGCGCTGGACCGGTACGTGAAGCAGAAGCCGCGCTGGAAGCGGTGCGAAGCCGACTCCCCGGCGGAGTTCGAGTGCGCAACGATCAAGGTCCCGCTGGACTACCGGGCTCCCGGGGGCAAGCGGATCGACATGGCCATATCCCGGATCAAGAGCACCGCGCCCGACAAGCGGCGCGGTGTCCTGTTCTCCAACCCCGGCGGCCCGGGGGGTCCGGGGCTCCACATGCCGCTGGGGATGCAGGATCGCCTTCCCGCGTCCGTACGACAGAAGTACGACCTCATCGGCTTCGACCCGCGCGGCGTGGGTCGGAGCAGCCCGGTCTCCTGCGGTCTGGAACCGGAGGAGGAGAACTGGCTGCGGCCGTACAAGCGGGAGACGTTCGGCAAGGACGTCGCCTGGGCGCGCGACGTGGCGGACAAGTGCAGGGAGAAGGCGGGCGGCACGCTCCCGCACATCACCACGCGCAACACCGCGCGGGACATGGATCTGCTCCGGGCGGTCCTCGGTGAGAAGAAGATCTCGTACGTGGGTTACTCGTACGGCACGTACCTGGGAGCCGTCTACGCCCAGCTCTTCCCGGGCCGGGCCGACCGGTTCGTGCTGGACAGCGCGGTCGATCCGGCGCGTGCCTGGCGGGGGATGATCCAGTGGTGGGCGGAGGGCGCCGAGCCCGCGTTCGACCGCTGGACCGCGTGGGCCGCCGAGCGTTCGGAGGAGTACGGCCTCGGTGACACCCCGAAGAAGGTCGACCGGACCTTCTGGGACCTGGTCGCGCAGGCCGACGAGAAGCCCATCGAGATGGACGGGCAGTCGATCACCGGAGACGACGTCCGGAGCGGGATGCGCCAGGCGGTCTTCAGTCCGCAGTACGCCAGCGAGGCCTTCGTGGAACTCAGGAAGGCCGCGGCCGGCCAACCCGCCTCCGCGGAGAGGCTCGCGGTGCTCGCCGGATCCGCCGGATCCGCCGGAACCGGGGCGGCCGGCACCGCCACGGAGGCCGCCGAGGTGCCGTCCGACAACATGACGGCGAGCTTCTGGGCCGTGGTGTGCGGTGACAACTCTGCCGCGTGGTCCCGCGATCCCGAGAGCTACCGGCGGGACGCCATCGAGGACAAGGGCCGCTACCCGCTCTACGGCGACTTCGCGTCCAGCATCAAGCCCTGTGCGTTCTGGGACAGGTCCGTGGAACCGGCGACGAAGGTGAGGAACAAGGTCCGCTCCCTGGTCGTCCAGAACGAGTGGGACTCGCAGACCCCGCTGCCGAGCGCCCAGGCCCTGCACGCCGTCCTGAAGGGCTCGAAGATGGTCACCGTCCTCGGCGGCGAGGGCCATGGCGTCTACCCGAACGGCAACGCCTGCACGGACGGCACGGTCACCGGCTACCTGCTCACCGGCAGGCTCCCGGCGAAGGACGTGACCTGCCGGGCGACGGCCGACTCGAACGCGGAGGCGCGCAGGAACCAGGAGCGGGACGTGCTGCCCGGGTCCCCGCTCCCGGAGCGCGCCCCGGACCGCTTCTGA
- a CDS encoding TetR/AcrR family transcriptional regulator, with product MAVNRAEQRAATRQALLAEGRRRFAADGYHHVVLAEVARAAGVTKGAAYHHFDSKAGLFRAVVAEVQRDLGERVATAAERHEDLWEQLRAGCRAFLAAGSDPAVRRILLVDAPTVLGWDEWRALDEESSARHLAEALTALTAAGVIADQPVEPLTRLLSGAMNEAALWIARGGDPQAAEQALDRLLAGLRTPA from the coding sequence ATGGCGGTCAACCGGGCGGAGCAGCGGGCGGCCACACGGCAGGCGCTGCTGGCCGAAGGGCGGCGGCGGTTCGCCGCCGACGGGTACCACCACGTGGTGCTGGCCGAGGTGGCGCGGGCCGCAGGGGTGACCAAAGGAGCCGCCTACCACCACTTCGACAGCAAGGCGGGCCTCTTCCGGGCCGTCGTCGCCGAGGTCCAGCGGGACCTGGGCGAGCGGGTCGCGACCGCAGCCGAGCGGCACGAGGACCTCTGGGAGCAGCTCAGGGCCGGCTGCCGGGCCTTCCTGGCCGCGGGGTCCGACCCTGCGGTGCGGCGGATCCTGCTGGTCGACGCGCCGACCGTGCTGGGCTGGGACGAGTGGCGGGCCCTGGACGAGGAGTCCTCCGCCCGGCACCTCGCGGAGGCGCTGACGGCGCTCACCGCAGCCGGCGTCATCGCCGACCAGCCGGTGGAGCCCCTGACCCGGCTGCTCTCGGGGGCGATGAACGAGGCCGCGCTCTGGATCGCGCGGGGCGGGGACCCGCAGGCCGCGGAGCAGGCGCTCGACCGGCTCCTGGCGGGGCTGCGCACTCCGGCCTGA
- a CDS encoding VOC family protein, giving the protein MTNEPETVPTTTTLGGFYPVLATRDVAASRDFYTRHFGFEVTFAADWYVSLRRPDAPHYELALLDHAHPTVPEGHRVALRGGLLLNFEVGDVDREHQRLVAEAGLTEVLPLRTEEFGQRHFIVAAPDGVLIDVITVVPPSEEYAARYTGV; this is encoded by the coding sequence ATGACGAACGAGCCCGAGACCGTGCCCACGACGACCACGCTCGGCGGCTTCTACCCGGTGCTCGCCACCCGGGACGTGGCGGCCTCCCGCGACTTCTACACCCGCCACTTCGGGTTCGAGGTGACGTTCGCGGCGGACTGGTACGTCAGCCTGCGCCGCCCCGACGCCCCGCACTACGAGCTGGCCCTCCTGGACCACGCCCACCCGACCGTCCCCGAGGGCCACCGGGTCGCGCTGCGGGGCGGCCTGCTGCTGAACTTCGAGGTCGGCGACGTGGACCGCGAGCACCAGCGGCTCGTGGCGGAGGCCGGCCTGACCGAGGTACTGCCCCTGCGTACGGAGGAGTTCGGCCAGCGCCACTTCATCGTCGCCGCCCCCGACGGTGTGCTGATCGACGTCATCACCGTCGTCCCACCCAGCGAGGAGTACGCCGCCCGGTACACCGGCGTCTGA